From the genome of Leptospira langatensis:
GCCCATTGGCGACTAACGCCTGTTGCTCTTCCGATTTGTTGGCCGGAACCTCCACGCACAGTTCCATCCGAGTCCACTCTTCCAATCTGTTGTCCTGAGCTTCCTCGTACGACTCCATCCGAGTCCACTCTTCCGATTTGTTGACCGGAGCTTGCTCTCACGGTTCCGTCGGAATCTATTCTTCCAATTTGTTGACCTGAATTGTCTCGTACAGTACCGTTGGAGTCGATCCTTCCTACGTTTCCGGAGGAATTTCGGATCGTTCCGCTGGAATCCACACCGGCTCTATCGTTTCCATTAGAGTTTCTTAGACTCTGCGCGAATAATCCCTGTCCACTTAAAAGAAGCAACAAGGCCATCATTCCCAAGCTAATCAGCAAGTTTTTCATTCTATTCTCCCTTTTATAAATAAGTATATTCTAAAATAATGATATAATCAGAAGCAGTTCGAATCCGATTCGACGGCGCCGATGGAGATCCCATCTCCTCCGATCGGAGTGAGCGGGTTTGTGATCGTAGTTCTTCCGTTCCCGGAAAAATCGATCCCGATATAAGGGATAGCGGCCAGAGGTAAGCCGATCGTGCTGAGATCTATTCCCCCATAGAGAGAAGAACAGGGAGAATCGGTAGGAGAAGAAGTTCCGCTGGAGCTAGTGAAGTTCCAGAGCTGATCGATTAGGGTCGTGCTCTTAAATCTAGGATTCGAGTTATAATTGTTGGAGTTTACGAGAGAACCCGTAACGACAATATCTGTGCCGGTGAAGTAGTTATTTCCTCTCAGGATCGTACTAAAAGGAGGGGCAGGGGGTTCGGAAAGTAGGATGGCTAGTGTATTTCCTGTGGAACCTGCAACCGTAGAGAATATTTGATTGTTCAGGATGAGAAAGGAACCGTCTATATCTCCGTTCGCGGCGATACCTACTGCCGGGCCCCACATTCCGGATTGCGAATCCGGCACGAATATATCGTTATTGAATATGTAACTAGTTCCTCCGAACGCGTCGTCTATCATGATCCCAGCGGAAATGACGGCTACCGGAGTTGGGTTCAGGAATTGGTATGCGTTGATCTTATTGTTGGCAATGATCGCCGCAGAGAAGTCTAGATCGATTGCCGCGCTGATGCCGGAATCTGCGATCATCCCGTCTATGATATTCCCGGTAATGATGATTGGCTGAGATAGGCCTGAGCCGATCAAAAAGATCCCTTCGGATGAATTCTTTCGAGAAGGGCCTCGGATCGTATTTCCGGAGATCACAATATTTTCGGAGCCTGCTACTTCGATCCCTCTTCCATTTGAATTCACATCGCTACCTGGTGGTACTGTAAGATCCCCTAAGATCGTATTTTGCGTTATGCGTATTTGCCCGGAGTTGAATTTGCATCCGTTCAAGAGGATCCCTTCCGAATAACTTGCAGAATTGACCTGTATCGTGAACCCGCTCACTGTTAAGCTCGTAGAAGCAGGATTTAGTCCTACAGTGGATATGGATACGGCTATACAAAAGTCTGTCGGAACCGCCCCGCATCCGATCCTAGTATCTTGGATCAACGTTACATGATTGACCGGATCCGGGGCCAAGCTAGAGAAACCGGAAGGAAAACCTCCGACCAGAGAGGTGGTATTTCCTAAGAAAATTTGGGACACAACTGGATACGTACCTTCCGCAACGAATACGGAACAAGGAAGTCCCGAGGCGTCGCATTCCGTGATCCCTTGCGGTATGCTCCTACAAGGAGGATCTCCTAATACTCCACAGCCCGGAGTATCTCCTGCGCTCGGATCATTTACATCTACGAAACGGATATTAGATGCCACCGTGAGATTTAAGAGGATCGGATTTCCGTTCGAGATAGGAAGTCCTCCTCCGGTGCAACCGCTCAGTTGGACGAAACCTTCTCCGGAAGGGCCCCAAAAATCAGGGCCGTTCGGAACGAGAACGATCGTATTATTGTTTGTCCCGGAAGGATAAGTAATGCTAGGAGGACTCGCCGTCGCAGCTGCATTATTTTTTCCTGATATAGTTATGAAGTCGAAGCTACAGCTACCGGGATCGATCCCATGATAGGAGAGTTGTATCGAGACTTTGCTTGAAGGAGCTAGGATCCCGGTCGAGGGAATATATTTTAAAGGAGAAATACAATCCAGAGTAAGCGTCAAGGGGCCGCCGGA
Proteins encoded in this window:
- a CDS encoding 5-fold beta-flower protein; translated protein: MKNLLISLGMMALLLLLSGQGLFAQSLRNSNGNDRAGVDSSGTIRNSSGNVGRIDSNGTVRDNSGQQIGRIDSDGTVRASSGQQIGRVDSDGVVRGSSGQQIGRVDSDGTVRGGSGQQIGRATGVSRQWAAIAFFFFPH
- a CDS encoding right-handed parallel beta-helix repeat-containing protein: MRIKSFITKQALVYRLRFLLLLFLSFFSCSCYKPPPGGGLLDFFNFKTSLDAIDTPVPVFAQVSGLSSGTLTVTNGLGETLTFTSNGAQKFPTLVKYKSAYSVTLSGPVGASVNLTCKISNPNGPILLPQTTIFITCGVVFYDLSVNVIGLDPTVAATDPLILQNMGDRISFNADGTKKFATQVGDGASYSVSLISVPKGHTCSFIPVTSGSGNISGGPLTLTLDCISPLKYIPSTGILAPSSKVSIQLSYHGIDPGSCSFDFITISGKNNAAATASPPSITYPSGTNNNTIVLVPNGPDFWGPSGEGFVQLSGCTGGGLPISNGNPILLNLTVASNIRFVDVNDPSAGDTPGCGVLGDPPCRSIPQGITECDASGLPCSVFVAEGTYPVVSQIFLGNTTSLVGGFPSGFSSLAPDPVNHVTLIQDTRIGCGAVPTDFCIAVSISTVGLNPASTSLTVSGFTIQVNSASYSEGILLNGCKFNSGQIRITQNTILGDLTVPPGSDVNSNGRGIEVAGSENIVISGNTIRGPSRKNSSEGIFLIGSGLSQPIIITGNIIDGMIADSGISAAIDLDFSAAIIANNKINAYQFLNPTPVAVISAGIMIDDAFGGTSYIFNNDIFVPDSQSGMWGPAVGIAANGDIDGSFLILNNQIFSTVAGSTGNTLAILLSEPPAPPFSTILRGNNYFTGTDIVVTGSLVNSNNYNSNPRFKSTTLIDQLWNFTSSSGTSSPTDSPCSSLYGGIDLSTIGLPLAAIPYIGIDFSGNGRTTITNPLTPIGGDGISIGAVESDSNCF